In Paraglaciecola sp. T6c, the sequence AGCGCTTACGCAACAGCGAAGTGATTAGCATACCGGCGGTAAACGCAATGCCTACGGTGGCGATTGGGTTTTCAGTAGCGAATTTACGCACTTGTGAACCGTTCCACTGTTTGACCATTTTCTCTTGCGCTTCACCCAGAGATTCCGCAGAGCGCTGTGCTGTGTCGCGCACAGAACGTTCCGCTTTAGACGCTTTATCTGCTACTGCATCTACAGAGTCGTGCAATGCTTCTTGCGCTTTTTTCGAAACTGGCGAATCCGTTTTTGAGTTAGTATTCGCTGTCGTTGTTTTTGCATTTTCCATGATTTTCCCCTTACGTTGTTAGGTCGTTTAACCGAGTGGCTAAGTTCACACCTTTGGGTTTAGGTTAACGTTTTGCGCTGTGCCTAAATCCAATGAGAAGGTTCTCGCAAATGCATAGGTGTTTATTTGCATCCTTGACTAAGTAAAAGCAATGGCTGTGCCAGCGCGGTAAATAATAAGAAAAACCATATATGCCAATAAGTTACAATAAATGGTGTATCACCAGCGCAGCCGCGCCTTTCAGAACTGTGGGAAATTATTGCATCGGGTGTGCAATTCTTACGGGGGCTGAAATCAGAGAGGTTTATTTACCTAAAAATGGCTAAAATTGACATGAAATGCCTGCTTTTACAGACACTCCGTTAACCACCCAAACCTTTAGTACAAAAAGCAACCAGTAGAGATGTCATTATTGAGGGAGTTTTTGCTTTTTAAATCCGTTTTCGTTCTTGGATTGGCTGCCACCAGTGAGCGCAATACGCATAGCAGTTTCTACGTCTATATCCAGTGGGGTTACTTTAGTTTTGTCTATATATAAGGTATAGCCACCTATTTGGTAACTAAGAGGAATGTAAACGCCGACTTTTTGCGCATCGTTAAATAACGTTTTTCCACCTTCGGCATTGGTCACAAAACCAATTAAATCAATACTGTCGCTAATTTGTACCGACACAACGCTTTGCATCTTTTGTTGCTTACCCACATTGATTAGGTTTACGGCATCTTGAATGGCGCCATAAAAAGTTTTTACCAATGGAATGCGCTCGAAAACCCGCTCGCCCCAATGCAGTAGTACTTTAACCACATAAGCGTTGACTAATAAACCTGCGAAAAACAACAACACAATGCCTGTCACTAACCCCATGCCTGGGAAGTACCATTGAGCAGGTATGATCGGCGTTAACGCCAACTCCACGGTTGT encodes:
- a CDS encoding DUF883 family protein — translated: MENAKTTTANTNSKTDSPVSKKAQEALHDSVDAVADKASKAERSVRDTAQRSAESLGEAQEKMVKQWNGSQVRKFATENPIATVGIAFTAGMLITSLLRKR
- a CDS encoding DUF502 domain-containing protein codes for the protein MLKKIMLLVVQGLLAVVPITLTVYALYWLVTTVELALTPIIPAQWYFPGMGLVTGIVLLFFAGLLVNAYVVKVLLHWGERVFERIPLVKTFYGAIQDAVNLINVGKQQKMQSVVSVQISDSIDLIGFVTNAEGGKTLFNDAQKVGVYIPLSYQIGGYTLYIDKTKVTPLDIDVETAMRIALTGGSQSKNENGFKKQKLPQ